The proteins below are encoded in one region of Huiozyma naganishii CBS 8797 chromosome 7, complete genome:
- the KNAG0G03020 gene encoding uncharacterized protein (similar to Saccharomyces cerevisiae YOR292C; ancestral locus Anc_8.759): MVGLSGSQQNVSIPYSHGAETDVGLTGPISLGGYDEAGSIRKRLMRIGERVRAYEVKVLNSKAYKITVLHWGLLALWGLLLLLFMRVYRDLYQKTRLVATACTNVLLFGISDIIAQCITCFHSHVIDPVPQFVSDTSNQLLRTFSNSEGPQELSYDDSDTFSVFNEYGITPVSSTEDLPRTSSPDNENTVIFEFPRWLWFMGWGAFVANFQVPWYKFLNFYFTEDPSMVQVFERVLCDQLLYSPLFLYFFFTYSNYLMEGGNAHTMKIKIQKLYISTLGCNLLVWPLAQIINFSIMPKHFQVPFSSSVGVLWNCFLSMRNASNSI, encoded by the coding sequence ATGGTAGGGTTGTCCGGCAGCCAGCAGAATGTATCGATACCGTATTCCCATGGTGCTGAAACTGATGTGGGGTTGACTGGGCCCATCTCTCTGGGCGGTTACGACGAGGCGGGGTCTATCAGGAAGAGGTTGATGCGAATAGGGGAGAGAGTTCGCGCGTACGAGGTTAAAGTGCTGAACTCTAAAGCGTATAAAATCACTGTACTGCATTGGGGGTTACTGGCATTGTGGGGgttgcttcttctgcttTTCATGAGGGTATATCGAGATCTGTACCAGAAAACAAGGCTTGTGGCTACAGCCTGCACCAATGTGTTGCTCTTTGGGATCTCTGATATTATAGCTCAATGCATCACTTGCTTCCATTCACACGTTATAGATCCAGTACCTCAGTTTGTCAGCGATACAAGTAATCAGTTGCTGCGGACATTCTCGAACTCAGAGGGGCCGCAAGAACTTTCGTACGACGACAGCGACACTTTCTCCGTGTTCAACGAGTACGGAATCACACCTGTATCATCCACGGAGGATCTCCCACGAACCAGTAGTCCAGACAACGAGAACACAGTCATCTTCGAGTTCCCAAGGTGGCTCTGGTTCATGGGCTGGGGGGCCTTTGTGGCCAACTTCCAAGTCCCCTGGtacaagtttttgaacttttaTTTCACAGAGGACCCATCCATGGTACAGGTCTTTGAGCGGGTGTTATGCGATCAACTGCTGTACTCGCCCTTATTtttgtacttcttcttcacttACTCCAACTACCTCATGGAGGGAGGTAACGCCCACACGATGAAGATcaaaatccaaaaacttTACATCTCGACTTTAGGGTGCAACTTACTAGTGTGGCCGTTGGCTCAGATCATCAATTTCTCAATCATGCCgaaacactttcaagtcCCCTTCAGTTCATCAGTCGGTGTACTGTGGAACTGCTTCTTATCGATGAGAAACGCATCGAATTCGATATGA
- the KNAG0G03050 gene encoding uncharacterized protein (similar to Saccharomyces cerevisiae YOR296W; ancestral locus Anc_8.765), with product MNRISSLKSGDASDESLGSLSISEYSPKVELESVYLYTLRLLVLEYINKPQFKQNDRNRQSPPTPPSSSSSSSSYSSLHSSRWSLSSSPLEDSGRSVSLGLGKSLFSNGQFSRSTNKTNYSEHIRIMTTLKQRLATYLYDVTIGRKKVTNATFRRCLLKFNNDTFMNSSLSTTLENMSNVEELIVYFTKSANNELSKVVVGDIQKELFKQVSKFVGLLQSLLPTNTPASFINKLTACADRMKPTKPSLKQKLFSNEKRRSATPVMYETSDSSSMSAVRKPVAALHVAPSFKLDDIPYSNYFSEIFNTDSIKVQQDVIKVMKESTNFTFSRELDEYSFQLQSDGGFLFLSDFRTEEEYNSWKILETKEIELLKNEFRTIGRAPSVPNSKNLIMPSDPRSTFVMLMNLIIKKECSTNMSSMEFTPGALYFMNTAARYWRVDFPSTLAALFYTASNISVLHSEEINLALTEGLFTFIKSTILHSDAIVDTRDWNEMDRRQWNANLFYTSEQCVNSLDNLLTGLYATTKPKFSPILVFYFEYVSADPSFQEHLPTIEKRIVKRLRRTIFKTSEKYYKSLIMELPKDETLEFKHIQNIAELIVRQLNTIQKRYTKPLLDKVNISFECATMLTTAMAIDGPNMIKKIERVLESKKKDVPPVDALELYSTFRELRDIYRQVQLKEKFPFNLERAFGKYLKRFAKNIALKISEVFRNSIKTETWEKINDDVRYSKSVLDIFKMANESLNIFKSFDWDINYRFAEAVVIVLKAFSDGIQLYCDMAVKLVQKSLRYSSASSYGFEDRGSSTNESEKRKSKWDFHEMKKAVRSSSSSAIPQPYKYKTETCVILNDVDTMIAHLEELENIVDFSELSKVITEHNAVKQKTTGETLKDGVYQLYTIRIKSASDIKGYGSNGLSNSSVSLINSREKSEIGETKVVPKSNNPEWDEEFELQLKRDEKCTLLLNVWHHPTGNFMSLTGADLCGRVSLVLDPKEFADDGFPNPKTLILDTRGELNMEIALETERMDPLFCIGRSYRTLSRARDKILELVVNKFTPFVSFVFSREVLKSICGGHGTRKPSDEEIYDAIVPLFDYLNANLNVLGQELSHGLLFMVMLKGWLFIIKAADIMLLPQVDIAKHRLANARKSLWSIGSSNSVSGYGRALTEYEIDCIFKWLDALCVDFFYNQGEGPPLKALQNTEYQTLLLIPSFYKKSALELKSEVKRLNPLYFQNIAELTSGSNVAVSRRFTTVERRKTIMGNSSKGKRKQLQEELQKADTDSLQQSLSTLNIILRVLITKGETDYVYRQLHERKQKMKRINVASSADKVSKGQKINYRS from the coding sequence ATGAATCGAATCTCATCCTTAAAATCTGGGGATGCCTCTGACGAGTCCTTAGGGAGTCTCTCGATATCAGAGTACAGTCCAAAGGTCGAACTTGAGAGTGTATACCTCTACACTTTACGACTCCTTGTCCTCGAATACATCAATAAACCTCAGTTTAAACAAAATGACCGCAACCGTCAGTCCCCTCCTACGCCTccgtcatcgtcgtcgtcgtcatcgtcgtaTTCTTCCCTACACTCATCTCGCTGGTCTTTATCTTCATCACCACTGGAAGATAGCGGGAGGTCCGTCTCACTTGGTCTGGGGAAGTCATTGTTTAGCAATGGACAGTTCTCGAGAAGCACAAATAAAACTAATTATTCCGAACACATTAGGATCATGaccactttgaaacagcGCCTCGCTACGTACCTATATGATGTGACAATAGGTAGGAAAAAAGTGACAAATGCAACCTTTAGACGATGTCTACTAAAATTCAATAACGACACGTTCATGAACTCCAGTCTGTCCACTACGCTAGAAAATATGTCTAACGTCGAAGAGCTGATTGTTTATTTCACTAAATCCGCCAACAACGAGTTGAGCAAAGTGGTTGTAGGAGACATTCAAAAAGAGCTTTTCAAACAGGTATCGAAATTTGTTGGTCTATTGCAATCGTTGCTACCAACCAATACGCCTGCGTCCTTTATCAACAAATTGACGGCTTGCGCTGATAGAATGAAACCTACAAAACCCTCTTTGAAGCAGAAACTGTTCTCTAACGAAAAGAGGCGGAGCGCAACACCAGTAATGTACGAAACCTCGGATTCATCGTCAATGTCTGCTGTACGGAAACCAGTAGCTGCACTTCATGTTGCACCCAGCTTTAAACTGGATGATATTCCTTATTCCAATTATTTCTCCGAAATATTTAACACCGATTCTATCAAGGTACAGCAGGACGTCATTAAAGTGATGAAGGAGTCGACGAACTTCACATTCTCTAGAGAACTCGATGAATATAGCTTTCAACTCCAGTCTGATGGAGggtttctctttctttctgaTTTCAGAACGGAAGAAGAATACAATTCGTGGAAGATCCTTGAAACGAAAGAGATCGAATTGCTTAAGAACGAATTTAGAACAATTGGGAGGGCTCCTAGCGTTCCAAACAGTAAGAACCTTATAATGCCGTCCGATCCTCGCTCTACATTTGTTATGCTCATGAATCTGATTATAAAGAAAGAATGCAGCACCAATATGAGCTCTATGGAATTCACACCAGGCGCATTATATTTCATGAACACCGCAGCTAGATACTGGAGAGTCGATTTTCCCTCAACTCTCGCGGCACTGTTTTACACGGCATCTAACATCAGCGTCTTACATAGTGAAGAAATAAATCTGGCATTGACAGAGGGCTTGTTTACTTTCATCAAAAGCACGATTTTACATTCAGATGCTATTGTGGATACCAGAGATTGGAACGAAATGGACAGAAGACAATGGAACGCTAACCTGTTTTATACTTCGGAGCAGTGCGTGAACTCTTTGGATAACCTGCTCACGGGACTGTACGCCACGACTAAGCCGAAGTTTTCTCCAATTCTGGTTTTCTATTTCGAATATGTATCAGCGGATCCCAGTTTTCAAGAACATCTGCCTACTATAGAAAAGCGCATTGTTAAGAGGTTGCGAAGAACAATATTCAAGaccagtgaaaaatattacAAGTCACTAATTATGGAACTGCCAAAGGATGAAACGTTGGAATTTAAACATATACAAAACATTGCTGAACTGATCGTTAGGCAACTGAACACCATTCAAAAGCGGTACACGAAGCCTCTACTGGATAAAGTGAATATCTCATTTGAATGCGCTACAATGCTGACCACAGCAATGGCCATCGATGGACCAAATATGATTAAAAAGATTGAGAGAGTACTTGAatccaaaaagaaggatGTCCCTCCAGTCGATGCATTGGAACTATACAGTACATTCAGGGAGCTGAGAGACATATATCGGCAAGTTCAACTTAAAGAGAAATTTCCCTTCAATTTGGAAAGAGCATTTGGAAAATACTTAAAGCGGTTTGCCAAAAATATAGCTCTAAAGATTTCGGAAGTGTTTCGTAATTCAATTAAAACTGAAACCtgggaaaaaatcaatgaCGATGTACGGTATAGTAAGTCGGTACTGGACATTTTCAAGATGGCAAATGAGTCTTTAAATATATTCAAAAGCTTTGATTGGGATATCAATTATCGCTTCGCGGAAGCTGTGGTCATTGTCTTGAAAGCGTTTTCTGATGGAATACAATTATACTGTGATATGGCTGTAAAGCTTGTGCAGAAGAGTTTGAGGTACAGTTCAGCTAGCTCCTACGGTTTTGAAGATCGAGGTTCGAGCACAAATGAGAGTgagaaaaggaaaagtaAATGGGATTTTCATGAAATGAAAAAGGCGGTCAGATCTTCATCCAGTTCAGCCATTCCGCAACCTTATAAATACAAGACCGAAACCTGTGTTATATTGAACGATGTGGATACAATGATAGCCCATTTGGAAGAACTCGAGAATATTGTCGATTTTTCTGAACTGTCCAAAGTTATAACTGAACATAATGCAGTAAAGCAGAAAACTACTGGAGAAACCTTAAAGGATGGGGTGTATCAGCTCTATACTATCAGAATAAAGAGTGCAAGCGACATTAAAGGTTACGGGTCAAATGGTTTATCGAACAGCTCTGTATCGCTAATTAATAGTAGAGAGAAGAGTGAGATCGGGGAGACGAAAGTTGTACCGAAATCAAATAATCCAGAATGGGACGAAGAATTTGAACTTCAATTGAAACGTGATGAGAAATGTACACTGCTGCTAAATGTTTGGCATCACCCTACTGGAAACTTTATGTCGCTGACTGGAGCCGATCTGTGTGGGCGAGTATCTTTGGTACTCGACCCTAAAGAGTTTGCTGATGACGGCTTTCCAAATCCAAAGACGTTGATCTTAGATACTCGTGGTGAACTCAACATGGAAATAGCGCTAGAGACAGAAAGAATGGATCCACTATTTTGCATCGGTAGATCCTATAGGACCCTATCAAGAGCGAGAGATAAGATCTTAGAACTTGTAGTCAACAAATTTACCCCATTTGTTAGTTTCGTTTTCTCTCGTgaagttttgaagagtATTTGTGGGGGGCATGGCACTAGGAAACCAAGTGACGAAGAAATATATGATGCTATTGTCCCACTTTTCGACTATTTAAATGCAAACCTAAACGTTTTGGGGCAGGAACTTTCTCATGGCCTGTTGTTCATGGTGATGTTGAAAGGATGGCTATTCATTATAAAGGCTGCAGATATCATGTTATTACCCCAAGTGGATATAGCTAAGCATCGGCTTGCAAACGCAAGAAAATCCTTGTGGAGTATAGGAAGTTCAAATTCAGTTTCTGGGTATGGGAGAGCACTTACCGAATACGAAATAGATTGTATTTTCAAGTGGTTGGATGCATTGTGTGTTGACTTTTTCTACAACCAAGGAGAGGGTCCCCCCTTGAAAGCCTTGCAAAATACCGAATATCAAACATTACTCTTAATCCCTTCTTTTTACAAGAAAAGCGCTTTAGAGCTAAAAAGCGAAGTTAAGCGCTTAAATCCACTgtattttcaaaatattgcaGAACTGACAAGCGGTAGTAACGTAGCCGTCAGTAGGAGGTTCACCACAGTAGAGCGGAGAAAAACTATAATGGGAAACTCTTCGAAGGGTAAGAGAAAACAGCTACAGGAGGAACTTCAGAAAGCTGACACTGATTCTCTACAACAATCGTTATCGACTCTAAACATAATTTTGAGGGTATTGATCACAAAGGGGGAGACAGATTACGTTTACAGACAACTACATGAAAGGAAGCAGAAGATGAAACGGATCAACGTAGCAAGTTCGGCTGATAAAGTTTCAAAGGGACAGAAAATTAACTATAGAAGTTGA
- the RPS10A gene encoding 40S ribosomal protein eS10 (similar to Saccharomyces cerevisiae RPS10B (YMR230W) and RPS10A (YOR293W); ancestral locus Anc_8.760), whose translation MLMPKEDRTLIHRYLFQEGVVVAKKDFNQPKHEEIDTKNLYVIKALQSLTSKGYVKTQFSWQYYYYTLTEEGVEYLRDYLHLPEHIVPGTYIQDRSQNQRPQRRY comes from the exons ATGTTGATGCCAAAGGAAGATAGAACTCTGATCCACAGATACTTGTTTCAAG AAGGTGTTGTCGTCGCAAAGAAGGACTTCAACCAGCCAAAGcatgaagaaattgacACCAAGAACTTGTACGTCATCAAGGCTCTACAGTCCTTGACCTCCAAGGGTTACGTCAAGACTCAGTTCTCTTGGCAatactactactacacCTTGACCGAGGAAGGTGTGGAATACTTGAGAGACTACTTGCACTTGCCTGAACACATCGTCCCAGGTACCTACATCCAAGACAGATCTCAAAACCAAAGACCTCAAAGAAGATACTAG
- the UAF30 gene encoding Uaf30p (similar to Saccharomyces cerevisiae TRI1 (YMR233W) and UAF30 (YOR295W); ancestral locus Anc_8.764) yields MSERVQYDVELCDGNSVPESELPAGGKDFREFVPMVDAVLQSNVDSPAEQVDFEQVKTQLEEVFVYNLDPYRKELFSIIEQRLQLLRDSEIDDTTAADSFNVRQAFLGKVTRENIENKIHKPSKKSRKIKSRRSRHNELGKFLRDHLGVEQIESGIVEDRVRDYVNRSNLRNATNSDEIICDARMQPLFGERITESGLNAELKQFVSQMKQRLDHPVGANASLMSIELFSSSQEDNHIMDSENDTSTPSSAASDTSASETEDPAWPTAPASEDREDTVVLTVRGDRSSGSPHSDLDSASESD; encoded by the coding sequence ATGTCTGAACGCGTGCAGTACGATGTCGAACTGTGCGATGGGAACAGTGTACCCGAGTCAGAACTCCCAGCTGGGGGGAAAGATTTCAGGGAATTTGTACCGATGGTCGATGCGGTATTACAGTCCAACGTGGATTCCCCTGCGGAACAGGTAGATTTCGAACAAGTGAAGACTCAATTGGAGGAAGTGTTTGTTTATAACCTGGACCCTTATAGGAAGGAGCTGTTTTCCATCATTGAGCAGCGTTTACAGTTGCTAAGGGATAGCGAAATCGATGATACGACAGCGGCAGACTCGTTCAATGTCCGCCAGGCGTTTCTAGGAAAGGTGACCCGCGAGAACATCGAGAACAAGATACATAAGCCCTCGAAGAAATCCAGGAAGATCAAATCCAGGAGGTCAAGACACAACGAGCTGGGCAAGTTCCTACGAGATCACCTTGGCGTGGAGCAGATAGAGAGCGGTATCGTGGAGGATCGCGTACGAGATTACGTTAACAGAAGCAATTTGAGAAACGCTACGAACAGTGACGAGATCATCTGCGATGCAAGGATGCAGCCGCTGTTCGGAGAGAGGATCACAGAATCAGGTTTGAATGCCGAGTTGAAGCAATTCGTCTCACAGATGAAGCAAAGGCTGGATCATCCAGTCGGAGCAAACGCATCATTAATGAGCATAGAACTCTTTTCATCGTCGCAAGAGGATAACCACATCATGGACTCTGAGAATGACACGTCTACACCGAGTTCGGCAGCATCGGACACGTCCGCGTCAGAAACGGAGGATCCCGCATGGCCGACAGCACCAGCCTCTGAAGACCGCGAAGATACGGTAGTGCTGACGGTTCGCGGTGATCGCAGCAGCGGAAGCCCACATTCGGACCTCGATTCCGCGTCGGAATCAGATTGA